The sequence below is a genomic window from Barrientosiimonas humi.
CCGATGAAGCCCCTCGACAAGCTGCGCCGCCGCCAGGCGCTCCCGGCCGTCCCGCGCGAGGAGCTGCAGCGCCGCGGCGAGGCGCTGCGCACCGCGCTCGACACCGGCGGCCTGCACTTCCCGCCCGAGACGGCCGAGCGGGTCCGGGCGGTCGAGGCCAAGGTCGGGCAGCGTACGTCGCTGGCCGGCTCCCGCACGATCGCCGCCCTCGCGGGCGCGACCGGCAGCGGCAAGTCCAGCCTGTTCAACTACCTCGTCGGCGAGCCCGTGTCGCGCATCGGCGCCCGGCGCCCCACGACGTCGGCCACCAGCGCCGCGATCTGGGGCGAGGAGCCCAGCGCCGAGGTGCTCGACTGGCTGCAGGTCGACGCGCGCCACCACGTGTCCGACCGGCTCCCGCAGGCCGACGTGCTCGACGGCCTGGTGCTGCTCGACCTGCCCGACTTCGACTCCCGGGTCACCGCGCACCGCGCCGAGGCCGACCGGGTGCTGCGCCTGGTCGACGTCTTCGTCTGGGTCACCGACCCGCAGAAGTACGCCGACGCGATCCTGCACGACGAGTACGTCCGCGAGATGGCCTCGCACGCCGGCGTGACCATCGCGGTGATGAACCAGATCGACCGGCTCAGCGAGGCCGACGCCCAGGCCACCATCGAGGACCTCACCCGTCTGTTCGGGCGCGACGGGCTCACCGACGTGCGCGTGATCGGGACGTCCGTGGTCACCCACCAGGGGCTCGACGAGCTGGTCGCGGCGCTCGGCGAGGTGGTGCAGTCGCGCAACGCGGCCGAGCACCGACTCCTCGGCGACCTGCGCGAGCAGGCACGCGCGCTGCGCGCCCAGGTCGGTGACAGCGAGCCGCGGCTGCCGAAGAAGGTCGACGGCGAGCTGGTCGTCGCGCTCGAGAAGGCCGCCGGGGTGCCGGTCGTGCTCGACGCCGTCGAGCGCGACTACCGCCGGCACGCGGTCGAGGCGACCGGGTGGCCGTTCACCCGGTGGACCACCAAGCTGCGGCCCGCGCCGCTGCGCCGGCTCGGGCTGCAG
It includes:
- a CDS encoding GTPase; this translates as MKPLDKLRRRQALPAVPREELQRRGEALRTALDTGGLHFPPETAERVRAVEAKVGQRTSLAGSRTIAALAGATGSGKSSLFNYLVGEPVSRIGARRPTTSATSAAIWGEEPSAEVLDWLQVDARHHVSDRLPQADVLDGLVLLDLPDFDSRVTAHRAEADRVLRLVDVFVWVTDPQKYADAILHDEYVREMASHAGVTIAVMNQIDRLSEADAQATIEDLTRLFGRDGLTDVRVIGTSVVTHQGLDELVAALGEVVQSRNAAEHRLLGDLREQARALRAQVGDSEPRLPKKVDGELVVALEKAAGVPVVLDAVERDYRRHAVEATGWPFTRWTTKLRPAPLRRLGLQELMRDEDIQGMSRSQARAATGRSSLPAPSPAARAAVEVTTRRLGERASEGLPPSWAASVQDAATPDDRSMVDALDQAVTSTPLESKRPAWWGLVGFLQWVLAAVAVAGLAWLLLLMVLGWAQIDVGAPTWGPLPIPLLMLVGGLLLGVTLAALSRWLAARAARRRRQALAKELRDKVSGVARSHILAPVDDVLARHARTREALDTAAA